TAACTGCTTGATCCACTGTCGGTCATGGGTCGATTTTCGCACATGAGTATATGTACTTGGGACGTGGTCTGTAATTGGTTACGTGTTCTAAGATCTCCGACCCAGGATTCAAATTCTGCTGTAACTGGTTGAgtgtaaaacatttaatatattttttttatttatatttactttttaaatctaGCGCAATAAAATCgaagattaaattaattaaaattttttttatagttgtatAATTTGCGAATTTttcttatcaaaattaataataccaaataagtaatatattttattaaataatatattttattaataatatattatattaataatatattttattaagtaatatattttaattaaatgtattgttccggattttttatatgtttataatatattaatggtAACATAAACACAACAGAACTAATAAATTCCTTTCCATAGACGTTATAGCGATGGTCAGAGATCAACTTTCACTTGTTTTACATATAAGCATACAACCATATTAGAACTGTGTAGTCttcaaacatataataaaattatgtacctTAAGAACTAGCGACACCTGTATAGTGTAAAGGCGCCTAAACACCAGCGGGTCGCTGGTTCGTGTATGTACCCGTTACCTTAAAATCAATATCGTTGACCACTCATCACGGCTATTACCTGTCACATTCTTCGTCTCCCGACTGTGATATTACGCTTCAGAATGTTTTACATTTACGAGATTCAAATCCGTTTAAAACAAATGCGTGCTACTTCCAACACAATAGCTCCAGTTATGCCTACACGTTCAGTGAAATGCTAATAATCTATTCATCTGCTGATTGTAGGAGGATGTAATTAGCACATAATTAATATTCGAGAAAGACTGGTTACAAAAAACATTGTAGATATTCAttgatttaatacatatattgcaGTTTTGTCTAAACCTTTTATATATATGAGCGAATGTTAATAAAAGGTCGCTTAGAACcgtatataaaatcatcatatcaaaaatttcgatctagcgagtacatcgttccatagcttaattggctagagcaccgacacggtcagccggagatgcaggttcgatccccgctggaacggtcgattttttatatcatattttaaaaaatgtttaaaattccctaatgtgtgggtaacacaaaaataaactcGTACGAGTTGATAAAAGGTTTTCATTTGTATCCTTTTTGTGgtggtataaaaatatgataatgagAAAATCACCGTCAAGCGTAGCATAAAATAATGGTCCAATGTTTAAAACTTTGATCTAGAATTTTGCACAACTATCTTCCAAGGAAAAAAGATTCAAATAACCAAAAAAGAATATAGAAGAATCGGAGTAACCACAAATTCACCATTCAGAGCACCCTGGATATCACCCAAAATGCGCATAGCAAGCTGGAACGTGGGCTCGATGACAGGACGCAGCTTAGAACTCAGCGAAGTATTACATCGAAGACGCATCAACATTTGTTGCATTCAGGAAACGAAGTGGAAGGGGTCCAAATCGCGTAATATCGGGTATAACTACAAGCTGATATATCATGGAACAAGGGCGCAGAATGGGGTTGGCATTGTAGTGGACAAACACTTTCAAGATCGCGTAGTTGAAGTAAACAGGGTAAGTGAAAGACTAATGTCAATTAAGCTTGCCCTGGATGATCAACCGTGCATGAACATCATAAGCGCATACGCTCCCCAGTCCGGAACCCCAAGCTGGGAAAAGGAAGCTTTCTGGGACGAAATTGGCAATCTACTGCAGTCTTTACCGAACTGTGAGCCGAAGTTCATTGGCGGCGACTTGAACGGTCATGTTGGTGAGAAAACTACCACTTACCAGAAAATACATGGCAATTTCGGTTATGGCAAAATCAACCAAGAAGGTGAAAGCATCCTTCAAATGGCACTATCACACGACCTTGCGATAGTTAACATTTTCTTCACTAAACCTGCAGAAAATCTGATAACCTATAAAAGTGGCGGAGTATGCACTCAGGTAGACTACATTCTAACTGATAGAAAAAACTAAAGACATGCAAAGACTGCAAAGTCATACCCGGGGAACCTCTTACCACGTAGCATAGAATACTAGTAGCAGAGTTTAAAATACCAAAACCACATAGGGTGAAGAAGGTGAAAATCATAAGAACGCGGTGGCATAAACTGGAGGGTGAGGAAGGTTTCAGACTATGTGAAGACATCGCACAACATCTTCAGGAGCAGCAGGATGGTACAGCCGACGCAATGTGGAGAGATTTTCAATCATACTGCAATGAAAAAGCTAAACAATATTTAGGAGTATCTAAAGGtgccaataataataacaaggaTACCAGCTGGTGGAATGAGGAAGTGAGAGAAAAATTGGAGACTAAGAAAACACTCTTCAAATTATGGCAACAGACAACAGACGTTGCTGATCACCAGGCTTATAAAATTGCTAAGAAAATCGCAAAACGAGCTGTCGCACAGGTCAAGGCAACCATCAGGGATGATTTCTACGCTAAAATTGAAACTACCTTAAatgataaagaaatttttaagttGGCA
This is a stretch of genomic DNA from Melitaea cinxia chromosome 2, ilMelCinx1.1, whole genome shotgun sequence. It encodes these proteins:
- the LOC123666835 gene encoding uncharacterized protein LOC123666835; amino-acid sequence: MRIASWNVGSMTGRSLELSEVLHRRRINICCIQETKWKGSKSRNIGYNYKLIYHGTRAQNGVGIVVDKHFQDRVVEVNRVSERLMSIKLALDDQPCMNIISAYAPQSGTPSWEKEAFWDEIGNLLQSLPNCEPKFIGGDLNGHVGEKTTTYQKIHGNFGYGKINQEGESILQMALSHDLAIVNIFFTKPAENLITYKSGGVCTQVDYILTDRKN